cgtgtccccttatcatgggattctcatcaatacgggtgtgggtaacccaaccgcgcatTAATCACGGCGCCTGGgtaataagcgagtttaccaggcaggtgaggaggcgcacagtttcctccgcccttataaagggacaaggacttctctttttcacccacgccttcttcttccctgcccatccattctcgcgcactcgagctccagcgcccaagttcgcattttctccgcaaaaccactccaaacatgtccggagcgggaggcaagtggatggtctcctccgttatggAGGGGGGCATTATGAAGCTCCAGGAAGCCGGATACCTAGCCGCAGATATCGCGCACCAGCTCCCAGACGCGGGGCAggtcgtccctactccagaacctcacgagagggtcgtattccttacccacttcgtccgcggactgggatttcccctccacccatccgtccgcgggctcatgttttactatgggctagatttccatgatctggcccccaatttcatcctcagcATCTCGACGTTTatcatcgtgtgcgaggccttccttcacatcaagccccacttcggcctatagctgaagaccttcaatgtgaaaccaaaggtggtggtcggacagcaggcggagtgcggaggcgccatggtgggcagaacgcccaacgtcacctggctcgaaggctcctatgtggagaccgtgaaggggtggaatcggggtggttctacatcaccgagccgcgcgacaccaattgggtggcggcccccgaatttcgatccggcatccccatgcggctcagctcctggaaagagaagggcctgtcctggggttcgtcggtggagctgaccggactacAAAGATGTGTCAAGaatatgataagcaagaaaatcaagcttgtcaacgtggtccaggtcatgctcttccgccgaatcctcccgtgtcaaagatgggcattcaatatgtgggagtttgacccggccgagcaccagatgctgcgagagctttttgacacgacgcacaaggacgtccggaaggtgctgttcaagggcaccgaggtacctcctccccttaccgaggatcgtggactcagcgcaaagcgccctgccaatccggtaagtcttttatatctcataagatgttccttTCCCCCGTATAATCAAGCgtgggatctaagcctccacaccatttaacaggactgggtagcgacaacGGAGCAGATCGACtgtccagcccccctgcccgaagatccatcagatgctctcctaacggagatgctggttccagcgccttatgaggcaccggagaagaaggccaagaagaaggccacggggaccaggaaaggtctccggcgcaaggttatatcggactcatcatccgaaaacaccgaggcacactcctcccacgaagacgaggaggaggaaagtCCCCCCCAAGCCGGGGGGGGacaggaaaaggaaggccgccccatcaggggaggccgaagggtccaagaagggaaggaccctccttccggactacTCCATGAcggccgctttcagcgacgaggagtggttacccagggacaagcccctggtgaagtcgtgagtatccggataccataatagttcCGGTATGTTCTGTTTTATTGCTTCTCatcatgccgaacatgatcatgcagtccatccaaagcccatatcgacgtatcctcttcggatggGTCTTTGGTCCCGTCGGCGATGAACAgtgattcactcccgaccgccaccTCCCCCGCCCTACAGACGACGTCGAGGTATTGTCTCAAAGGGtactgaaccaaggggagacagttccggaggcaccccaaggcgacattccggACGCTGGGCGCAGgaggggcaagactcccatgggcacTAATGCCGtgggcagcaagtctagcccctagtcgaatactgcgccggaacctctAGTGGTTCCGGATTCTATCAGGCGACCCCTTGCTAAGGGGGCAAGCCATCTGTGctgatggcctctgtccatccagaggtatcggacaacttgctggaagcgcttcgcggcgcttacattgacgaagagcactgcactgttatgagtgcggtggtcaagaaggttcagtccgccaagagcggactggctgaagcctgtgccagcctcctaacaggctttgaggtaaataatcaaattataagaaaatgttacatcatagacagtagcccctgatgctctgtttggcgttcgcgaagaaaggccgaatagaggatcaaataataatcgcaggagtctaatcagaatatgtctatgtgaataagcaggcttcactactggccgctgccgctcgtactgcggaggtcgccgcactgaagcgggaccttgagcggtccaaggaagagctcggccttaccaagaggcagctcgaagagaacaaaggtaagtgataccccgtctgtatattgataaagaaaaatgtGGTTGTTGAATAATAGGATCgccatgaattttgctaggggccacgaccgaagtggcggccctgaagaatGCGTTGTCTGAGGatgaagacaaagcggccaaggagcgcatcgagcgagagaagcaagaggcccgagtcggcgaggtgcagcaagagctccaggttttcgtcaagaaatacgagtccttggagcgtgactctaagatgcaagggtccgatcttgcgaaggccctcgaaaacgcacaacatgccaaggccgaagcccaaaaggccctccaggagattcaggcggttaagaagatagcggcgggtaaggcattcattatgcaaagcaagcatgtgaaggaaactttccttttacttacccgagttcggagctctccaggagcgttcgtaGATCTACCCCGCAttgtgtcggatgccgcggagttctaccgggccgagtaGGGGAGCTCGACgaagaagttgttctggtctcagtatactgggaccgaacatccgatgcccttgagtgaccagttgaagcaactggtcgagcttcacaaggcggccgaacaggccatgaagggtcttatagtccggatgtggcccggcgagcccctgcctggtagctacttcggtctggtaaggcggcttgtgaatgcctgcccacagTTTGAAGTCCCAcagtttgaagtcataaagcgatccatctgcattgagggtgcgcgcagggcctttgcccgggcgaaagtgcactgggcgaagatggacgccgaaaagctggtgaaggaagggccgccggagggcaaggagcatcgccaccccgaaaattattatgacagtgtcctgaagggtgctcgccttgtggcggaggaatgtgctaaggatgtaatatttgaatgaatgtactcatgtgatccagTAATATGAAATGAGTTCATCTGCACTATGCAatgcttgttaatttaaaatattaccttctgtgcggccgtttataaaatctgagagttggccagtcgtcggcttctgcccccatgtaactagtactgaggtgttcgggataaacctgatcactctttatcccaattttgggtccttcgaaggaggtgtccagcacaacgaaccaggcaatcggactataaagctttatcactaacacttagccatagaagtctacaattttaaattttggcgaagcccctagtattcggaaggccgaatttggggcgctatatacgcctaaattggacaaggccgactcctcgcccgaagcggaagaagtctttaaggacttgagacctctcgaacagcgaccagctgtCGCCGCATcacgacagtcagttttcggctttctctactgaggtgctcgtccggaagaaccgggacacaatcgcagtagttctcccagtgctaccttagccgatatagcggaacgtaaggtaccaaaacatgggagccgggcaaaacccaactattgacccaagacatgattcagagctgatgcatataatgctataagttcggggttcCGCACTGtcaaaagtgttcggacttttcacgccgtgttatggggtacactgaagcccctggcgcattggtcgtaccagaatgtacgggtgcaatttgtcgtaaataagcagacaagggaaaaaagaaaatgcaataataggctaacgctatgcattgttatttaaataatacgtcaaagcgtatggatacaagtagtgcaataagcaaaaaataggactatttgacatgtcctatccaagggcaagctgcgtatgggtatgtaaaacaggtatatcgattgttatcagagaccacctaaggattcccttgtacgtcagagcgtcttgcttccttggtatttccttcccgtgATAGGTCCGATGATCAGGCTGTCGGAAAGAGCTTCCGGAGAGTagggtcctgaaagagagaaaatggtAAAGATGTACGGGCCCtgaggcggttgagccgcatagagggccgtgcctccgcctgtgcccatggtatcttgagtgcataattatgtatgcgcggcacgaatttcgccgcttgactaggactaggacggaggccgaattgctaggcgagctctgaacgtgcctggCGATCCTATTGCAGGGTACTCCagattcgcttgaaggtgtccggtggcttcttcgccgaattggcggttgtcctcagaaggctgctttgtacttctgctgcgagggccgcagtgtgctcctctgtgcggagcaagcgttctgtgtttccattgactgttataaccccgcgaggtcctggcattttgagcttgaggtatgcataatgcggtaccgcattgaatctagcaaatgcggttcgtccgagtagtgcgtgatagccactatggaaggggacgatatcgaagattaattcctcgcttcggaagttgtccggagatctgaagaccacttccagtgtgattgagcccgtgcaacaggcctctacacctggtatgacacctttgaaggtggtttttgtgggtttgatccttgaggggtctatacccattttgcgcactgtatcctctgatagagcaggttcaggctgctgccaccatccataaggactcgagtgaagtgaaatccgtcaatgatgggatcaaggaccaatgtggtagaaccgccatgacggatactagtgggatggtccctgcgatcgaaagtgatcggacaagaggaccatgggttgaactttggggcgactgactccatcgcatagacgtcccttagtgcacgcttccgttctcgcttgggaatatgggttgcgtatatcatgttcaccgttttcacttgtggaggaaacttcttctgtcctcctgtgttcggcggccggggctcctcctcgtcgttgctatgcagccccttttcctcgttttcggcattcaacttgccggcctgcttgaacgcccagcattctctgttggtgtgattggatggcttatcgggggtgccgtgaatttgacacgagcgatcgagtatgcggtccaaactggacgggcccggattgcttcttttgaacggctttttccgctgaccggatttagagccactgaatctggcattgactgccgtgtcttcggcgtcgtcgccgttgttgcggcgcttgtgtctgttgcgacgtggtctgccattgctatctttggcatctgaattgccaggatttcttgatgtgttgttgctgcgagccagccagctgtcctcgctcgcgcaaaagcgggtcatgagtgtcgtgagggctgccatagacttcggtttctcttggccgaggtgccgggcgagccactcgtcactgatgttatgcttgaatgccgctaaggcctcgacatccggacagtcgacaatttggttctttttagttaggaaccgagtccagaattttctggccgATTCCCCTTGCTGCTGGcttatgtgactcaagtcatcagcatccggtggtcgcacataagtgccctggaagttgtcaaggaatgcgtcttccagattctcccaactgccaatggagtttgctggcaagctattcagccaatgccgagccggtcctttgagttttagtgggaggtacttgatggcatgtagatcgtcaccgcgggccatgtggatgtggaggaggaaatcttcaatccataccgcggggtctgttgtaccgtcatatgattcaatgttcacgggtttaaatccctctgggaattcatgatccattacttcatgagtgaagcatagggggtgtgcggcacctctgtgccgggctatgtcacgatgcagttcatacgagtcttgtctgctgtattcagcccggccggatttgcttttagtatatccggcatgacgatcatcgtcacgcgttagggtgtgcccccgtgatccgtagatcgatcttgtatgtcctgctttgttttccaatacgtgtcgcaggtcctgcgtgttgccccgggccttggtgttttttttgactggcgacggggtgTGGGCTGGACTTTGGGTTGATATGCCGTTCTGTCTCGGCCACggggtggccgatcagccgcatcatacgctggtagtgtggggtttaatgcttcctcctcgagttggggtagcaacctgcgctttgggtaactcttggttgggcgctcgagttcgtattcctcggccgccaggacctcagtccatctatccgctagcagatcttgatcagctcgaagctgttgttgctttttctttaggctatttgctgtggctataagccggcgcttgaagcgctcctgctcgacgggatcctcaggcacgataaattcttcgtcgccgaggctcacttcgtcttcgaagagaggcatgtaattgtcatcctctgattctccgtctgctgcctgttcctgagggctggcttgcccatcctcccgctcgaggctTGGCTGGaagggattgtcttcgtcttcggcactatccggagcattattgtctcttgtgccggtatcgctgcttttgctatggcgggacttagagcggcgccgctgacgccggtgcttggattgcttcttggagggattatcctctgttgccttatcgccatcgccttctttgggggtgtccaccatgtatatatcatatgatgaggtggcagtccagtgccctgtgggcggtggttcctgttcgtctcctgcatcgttgtccataccgtcgatgtcttcggagccgaaatcaagcatgtcggtcaagtcgtcgacagtggctattaagtgggtggtgggtggggaacgaatttcttcgtcgtccgcttcccactcaagccggacatagttcggccaagggtctccagacaaggagagagaccttaatgaatttagcacgtcacGCAGTGGCAAGTgttgaaagatatccgcggaggaaaactccatgatcggtgcccaatcagattcgataggcacggacgcaggcgattcggagcccgtggccggggatgaatccaggtgtccggcaacacgggtctcatagggggtgaagtcagtattcggctctatcgccgctgagtgtgcggtctccgtggcggggtccatccacccgtcctcggacagcgcaatctgctccggattgagagTCGGAGTAGCTATAGGtgggatctcccgaacaccgtccgatgacagagctaagtcatgctcatcgtgactgtgcggcgcacctgacatgggttcaaatccgtcgaagatcaagtctccgcggatgtcggcagtatagttcaagcttctgaacctgacctgatggctaggggcgtagctctcaatctgctccagatggccaagcgagttggcccgcagtacgaagccgctgaatacgaagagctgtccggggaggaaaacctcgccctgggttgcatcgttgccgatgatcgaaggagccatcaagcctttatcgtgacgacacagtggaactctcaacgaaagcaccaatgtcggtgtcaaaaccggcggatctcgggtaggggggtcccgaactgtgcgtctaaggcggattgtaaaaggaggcgggggacacaatgtttacccaggttcgggccctctagatggaggtaataccctacttcctgcttgattgatcttgatgatatgagtattacaagagttgatctaccacgagatcgtagaggctaaaccctagaagctagcctatgattatgattgttgttgtcctacggactaaaccctccagtttatatagacaccggagggggctagggttacacagagtcggttacaagggaggagatctacatatccgaattgccaagcttgccttccacgcaaaggagagtcccatccggacacaggacaaagtcttcaatcttgtatcttcatagtccaacagttcggccaaagtatatagtccggccgtccCAGGACCCCCTAAAccaggactccctcatccgcgCCCTCCAGCCGGCGGACTCCGTGTCCGCGCCCGGCGCCCTCGACATCACCGTCGGTTTCTTCATCAACAGCGTAGACCCTCCGCGCAACTtttccaagttgcccggaggctcggaggctacacccagtgggtgcgcttgCACACCCCCACTCAGCCGGCGGACTCCGCGTCCGTGTCCGGCAGGGCCACGCGCCCTCCAGCCGAAGATTCTGTGTCCGCGCCCCGCACCCTCGACGCCACCGTCGGCTTCTTCAACAACAGCGAAGACCCTCCGCCCAACTTTTCCAAGTTGCGCGGAGGCTCgaaggctacacccagtgggtgcgctcgCGCGCCCCCACTCAGCTGGCGGACTCCACGTCCGCGTCCGGCAGGGCCCCGCGCCCTCTAGCCGGCGGACTCCGTGTCCGCGCCCGGCACCCTCGACATTACCGTCGGCTTCTTCAACAACAGCAAGACCCTCCGCGCAACTTTTCCAAGTTGCCCAGAGGCTCGGAGGCTACTGTCGGGGGAATGACCCCCGGGTAGGCCCAAGACGACGAACGACGCTTCAAAAACATCGGGGCCAGCAGCGCCCCTCAATCCGGCTCGCACTTGGCCGGGTTGCTCAACCCGGCCAAGCCCCTCAACCCGACCGGACTCCTAAACCCGGTCGCCCGGCCGGCTCCCTGTCCGGCTGCTCCAGCCGGCCTGCTACGCGAAGTCAACTACGGCATCCCATTTATTACGACACCGACAAGACGGCCATACCGCGACCACTGTTGCTGATAAAGCATACACTATTCACTCATCATACGCGACATCATGTACAGTGCTACTTGTCCCTGGGCACTATTGTATAAAGTGACCCAGGGGAGGCACTTTCTTGGGAAGGAGGTCACTCCCTTGGCCAAGAAGGCATAGACTTGACGAAGGTAGCAAGCCACACTACAAAGTcagcatccatccatccattctgGGGACTCACTCACGCGTACAAGCTAGCTagcaagcaagctagctagccatccatccattcGGCCACATACATGCGTTCTCACCCAGAGCCTTTGGCTCCCACGCCACACGCCCACATACGCACAAGGCTCTCTACTGCCTTCTGTAATACATCTCCAGGAGCGACTCTGTATCGCCAGACATGTACACTGCATATATattcagacatgcaggagtacgGGTATTATCTCtctggagagccccgaacctgggtaaatcacCGCGTGCTGTTTGCCCAATCCCGTCCCTTGATCTCCAGAGCAGTCTTGAACCCACTTCAAGCCACCCCGTGGCATCTACCGTCTCACGAACCCGCCCGCGAGATAACCACGACAATCCTAATATTTCTActacagagttccctgaagaattgtcccaactctgcaactgctctatataagtcagggcggcccaatcctctaaggataacatgtaaaaccctttgaagtaggacgtggcagtcatgagttttcaacccttgtaccttttTTCCATCTGCattgactctcctttcagggttggaagcaaatccatgtgggaatctcacacgtgataggaccttgcagaattcttttctttttactttgtccaagacgtacacaactGGTGCCATATCCCATGGTGCACCTTCATCTTCCAcatgcaaatcctttctgatacccgaGTGTGTTAAATCAATCCTaaattttaaggtatctttcgtatttccttcaatattaagaagtgtgccgataatgttgtcacatatatttttctcgatgtgcatcacatcaagattatgtcgcagatccaaatctttccagtactccaagtcccacaaagtggacttgcgggtaaacaataatctctcctctgccctgccatgcttccttttcccgctaccattatgaggatggtttcctggtgtaatattcccgaccttctctaattccacttgcaactcatcaccgatgagcctctttggcgcatcatggttttcatgctttgcattgaacacatgtcttcggtattttgtaggacATGGCTTGTCCATGGCAAGGAAActgcggtgtccaatgtaacagattttgtgtttctcgggtcagcagcaaactttttgtgtttctgattgaagcttttccagtcactaccatgagatggatggctcattacattctgatctctgtactcctggttcctagaatgccacagtacatcctctcttgtttcagcatcatgaaacaacctctgcaatcttggtataattggaaaatgtctcagaacattataaGGAATCCTCTTCatagcatcgccatctttccatctcgATGATTTGCATTctgggcattcacttaagttggcataatccttccggaacagaacacaattattcttacaatcatggatcatatcatatccaattccaactgcaggaaggaaattct
This genomic window from Aegilops tauschii subsp. strangulata cultivar AL8/78 chromosome 4, Aet v6.0, whole genome shotgun sequence contains:
- the LOC123493773 gene encoding uncharacterized protein isoform X3, coding for MFTQVRALSMEASLLAAAARTAEVAALKRDLERSKEELGLTKRQLEENKGATTEVAALKNALSEDEDKAAKERIEREKQEARVGEVQQELQVFVKKYESLERDSKMQGSDLAKALENAQHAKAEAQKALQEIQAVKKIAAGAFVDLPRIVSDAAEFYRAE
- the LOC123493773 gene encoding uncharacterized protein isoform X1; protein product: MFTQVRALSMEASLLAAAARTAEVAALKRDLERSKEELGLTKRQLEENKGATTEVAALKNALSEDEDKAAKERIEREKQEARVGEVQQELQVFVKKYESLERDSKMQGSDLAKALENAQHAKAEAQKALQEIQAVKKIAAGKAFIMQSKHVKETFLLLTRVRSSPGAFVDLPRIVSDAAEFYRAE